The bacterium DNA window GGATCTTTTTTGAAATCTTCTGCAAAATCATCGATATTTGTAAAGTCCTTTTCGTTTTCTATCAAGTTAATGTTTAAAACCACATAGGCGCTCTGGGCGTCTCTTTTAAATTCCAATACTGGTTCCGTATGTATTCCGCTGATTAAGCCCTTAACTCCCGTACTATTGGTAATATCAATGCCTAGCCCATAAAATCCGGCGGACGGGTATTTAAAGATGATATTTGTATCGGGTATTTGATATAAGGCATCAAAATTATTTTCTGGCAATTTTATATAACCTATACTCTTGATATAAACTAAAAATCCGACAGTTATTATGATGATAAATATGATTATGCTAATGATGATTTTTTTATTCTTACTCATATATTCCATTATATCAAAAAAACCGCCTAAAAGGCGATCCTGATACCTCTCGGTCTCCAGAACACTTCGACACGGCTCAGAGTAAACCGAGCACTAGCCTGCTCCGCGCGCTTCACGCATTTAGAACCGCAATTTGGCAGATTCCCGGCAATGTCTCGCCCTTCAAGATCGTGAATTACTGGTAGCTTTTCAGTTAAGCATCCAGATTGAGTAATTCAGATACGAGGCGAAGCTAACCCAAAGAAGATACGGCAGAAGCAAATACGCCGCTGGCTTTGAGATTTTGTAGAATACTGTGATTGTCCAAACAATTGCGAGCCAGAGAAAAGCGATATCAATCAATGCCCAGCCGGGATTTTGCAGGCCAAAGAAAATAATTGACCAAACAGCATTCAAGGAAAGCTGAACAAAAAACGCTGCGATACCAATTTTCCACATCCGTAACATTCTCACATTCTCAAGAATGTTGGAATGTTGCTTCCAGACAAGAAAAAGTGAAACGCCCATCAGCGCGTAAAGCGTTGTCCACACGGGCCCGAATACCCAAGCAGGAGGATTAAGCGCCGGCTTTACCAGTCCGGCATACCAATTCGGAACCGCGGAAATAGTAAAAACCGAACCGATTATACCGGCCATTTCCGAAATACCAATCGCAATAACCAATTTGAATAAATTATTGAGCTTCATAATCCTATTTTACCACTTATTACGCTTTTTGCCTTCGCTTGTGCCCGCTGCCTGCCCGCCGTAACCCTGCGTGAAGGCGGGTGTGCCCCCGGTGGCGAGCGATTGACCCAAGGGCACAGCTTTGTGCCCCTTGTGTCGCGTTGCCCCGAATTTGACGACTTAAAGCAAATCGGCGAGTTCTTCTTGCTCGCCCTCGTCAAATTCGTCGGGATCAAGCCCCTCGCTTTCCAATTTTTCCCGTATTTCCTTTTGTCTCTCTTTTTCTTCGTCCATGATATTTATGTATAGATTTTTCGCGGAATCAAAAGCTTGTGACTAAAGAAAATAATTTCTTTTCCAATGCGCGGGCCATGGGCTGAATGTATAAGCTCGTGGGTTTTCTGGCGAAAGTTAGAATAGATTTTTCTAATCTCCGGGTGGTCGTCGTATGAAACAATCCACTGCACACTTTTGATATTTTTTATGACTTCTCCGACAGCGATATGGTCATCTTTTTCATAGTGATTCATGTAAAGAGATTCGCCTTTTAGGTAATAAGGCGGGTCAAAATAGAATATTGAATTGCTACTTTTTGCCTCTTTCTGAATTTTCTTCACCAAACCAATCGCATCCATACATTCAACATGGATTCGGTTTTTATGATTGGCAATTCTTCTAATACGCTCAATTAAAACTTTCTTATTAAAACGGCAATTGAGTTTATAAAATCCGGTTTGATTTATATTCCCGATAGGGCCTCCATTGAGAATTCCTGAAACATTTGTTCTATTCAAGAAAAAGGTAGCGAACCCCAAACGCAGCAATGGCTCCCGTTCTTTGTTTTTGAGAATTGCCCGCTGCTTCTTCCAAGTAGAAATATTTACTCTCGTCATCCGTATCAATTTTATTAACTCTTCGGGTTGATGCACTACCGAATACCAGAAGGCATAAATTGCTCGGTCTTTGTCATTGATAGTTATTTCGGATACATAACCTTCTAACAAAAGATAGAGCGCGACAGACGCCCCGCCAGCATACGGCTCAATGTAATGACCATTGATACTATTGCGCTCGCAAATCCTAGCGATGAACTTCGCAAGCTTATTTTTGCCACCAGGATATCGAAGGGGTGAATAAAAAATCATACTTTTTTGCTGAAATAAAAATCTAAAATATCTGCGACAATGAAAGAATCTTTCAAAATATCCGCTCGTTTATAAATAATGTTGCCGTGGGCGTATTTATCTAAAATCGCGCCGAGATTCCGCTGGTCTGACAACCATTCGTTTGTAAGCGATACATCATTCTTCTGGTGTTGCTTGAGTTCTTTCTTCGCCTCCTTAAGAAATGTTTCGCAAATCTGATCTTTTTTCGCCTTCTGTCCATTTCCTTGCTTTTCGTAGTGCACGCGCGCGGCAACCTCTACCAAAAGACGAAGCGCCATACCAAGGAATGAAAGCACCGCATCATTACCTCGGTTTTTCTTATCGATATCAACAAGAGCACGGTACAAGTCATTTACTCTGCCAGATTCTAGGGCAAGGGTTCTGCCGAAGAATTCGTCGGTTCCTTTGGTGATGGGTGTTTTCCGCAGGCGTAAAACATCATAGCCAGAAACCGCTTGTCCAAAAATGTTTTTCTGTTTTTTACTTGTAACCTCCCTTATTTCCTTCGATACCCGCTCGTAATCTTGATCGGAGATGCTTTGTAAGTAATTGGATATTTCTTTGTTGTTTAAACGAGAAAACAGTTTGCCATTATAATGGCCATTCTTAAGAACATCCCAAACAATAACTTTTAGTTTTTTATCAAAATCCTTATCTTTAATCTTCAACTTTTTGTCGTTATCAAAAGAAAAACCAAAAAATTGCTGGGCAGGCGTTTGACCAATCAGCCTCCAAAAGGTGGTTACATAACCCGGGCCCAACACCGCCTCTTTTAATTCGCTGGCAATATCGAGACCATTAACGATTTTTGTAATTCCTACTCTGATTAATTCTTTTTCTCCTGCCTTGCCTCTGCGTTCTTTATGGTGGGCAACTTCGGCAGAGCCCCACGCTATCTCATTATTACTATTGAGATGTTTTCTTTCGATAAATCTGTAACCTTCTTCTAGGTCGTCAGTGACGAGACACTCCACCGCAAAATTATCTGTAATGCCAATTTTCTTCCCCATCTTGCTGAAATTGCTGTCATGCCCGGCCGGCGTGGGATCAGCCATTAACTTATACGCGGCAATGCGCCTATTGCCTTCAAGCACGATGTTGCGGTCATTAAAACGCCAAACAACCAGCTTCTCCAGTTGTGGCAAATCAAAATCTTTTTCTATTTCCCCGGCCAATTTGGGAACTTGAAACTTGGGAGATAGAAAATATTTCAATAGCTCTTCTTCCGGTAAATTAAAGTACTGATCTGAAAAACGAGCATTTTCGTCCCAAAGCGAAAGATTTTTTATCGCAATATTTTCAGTTTTCCATTTTTTCTGCATATATTTGACTTAATTATATCTAAAAATCAACTTGATTTCATCTTATTTCTTTTTGCTGCTCTTTTTCTTTATCCATAAATCTATTATCAATTTAAAGTCGTTATGCGTAAACATTTATTTGTGCGTCCACATAGTTGTCGTAAATATGGAAGTAAACTTTTTGCGTTCGGTCTTCGCAGTCTTTTTCGGAGTAGGCCGGTTCGGGCAGGTTGTCGTAGAGCATGTCCCGAATCGTTATTTTCACATCGGCGCGTGTTTCCTCTTTCCGTTTCCAATCCAGCACAAATTTCTCTGTTTTTAACTTGACTAATAGTTCGTGAGCAACCTTTTTCACCCGATCCGTTTCGTCCGGATTAAGTTTCTCTTTAACGAGAAGGTCAAAAATCGCCAACTCCTCCTCGGATAGGTTCTCTTTTATCGCTCGGGCGTCCTCTTCGCTCAATTCTTTAGCAAGAACAAGAAGCTCCTCAAAAAATGCATCAAGATCGCGAGAGCCGGAATTGTATTCATGAATCAGTGAATTAAGACGGTCAAGGAAATGTTTGCGGATTTTATTTTTCCGAGCCATATCCTTGATTTTCTCTTCAAGTTCAGCACTTAAACTTTCTGCTGCAATGTTTTTGTTTTCCGTATCATCAAAGAATTTCCGCAATGCTTCAAAGTCAATATGACTTAGGTCTTTTAGCTTCGGCTCCTTGATTACAAACTCTCCCGCTTTGATGGAGCGATCAAGTAAGTCCTCAAGGTCTTTTTTAACCCGGCTCACATCGGCTTCTTCCTCAATGACCTCTTTAATACGAGATGCAATCACCTTATAGGCCGTAACTTCGTGATAGTAATCTTCCGCCTTTGGCTCGGGCAGAACCGACTTGTAAAGTTGATAGGCATCTGACGCAAGATCAAGAAATCCCTTTTTCGTTTGCTCGTCCTGCAAGATACGATTCGTGAATACATCCACAAGGCGTATCTTTTCCGCGTCTTTTGCTTTCAGCAGATCGTCAACATCAAGCTCAAGCTTTTTCAAAAATTCTCTCGTTTGCTTGGCGGTTGAAACCAACAGTTCCACAAGTTCTTCTTTTTCTTTGATAATGTCATCAATGGACGCGCCGCTCTCCGGAGTAGCGTAAATCGCGAGAGCTCTTTGAATATTCTTAAATACGCCGATGTAGTCAACGATAAGGCCATTCGTTTTACCAGGATATACGCGATTGGCACGGGCAATGGTCTGCATCAGTGTGTGATTTTTGAGTGGCTTATCAAGATAGAGCGTCGAAAGATTAAGAACATCAAAACCAGTAATCCACATTGCGCAGACAAAGACAATGCGCAAGTTGCTGTCGGGGTCTTTAAATTTTGTCTCCAAATCCTCATTCTGTATCCGGGCCCGGAGTGGCCGCATATCAATCTCAAATTCTTCCATATCAGCGATTTCGTTCTGGCTCTGGCTTACCACTACCGCCATATCAATGCCTTCATATTGTTCTATGGTTTGCCGAACCTTTTCTTTTTCGTGTTCATCGGTGGCTTTGGATAAAGCGATGTTTAACTTTGCCAAATGACGCTGCATTTGCTCTTTGACCTTGGCGTGCATTCGGACGGCCGTTTTCTTATCAATTGAAACAACCATTGCCTTTCCGTTATATCCTCGAGCAGTGAAGTGCGTGACAATATCCTCTGCGACTTTATTCAAACGGTCTTCGCGAGTGATCAGGTGGTAAAAAGTTGAAAATTCCTGCTCCAATTTTTCTTCCTCTTCCTGCGCAAGATCATAGAAATTCATTACCCGTTCCAAATCTTTCTGAATATCCGGATTTACATTTTCAAGTTTTGGAACGCGGTTCTCATAGTAAAGTGGCACCGTAGCACCATCCTCAACCGATTGGGCGAAATTGTAAGTGGAAACATAATCCCCGAAGGCTTCTCTGGTTTTCTCTTCTCCACCCGCCATCAAAGGCGTGCCGGTAAATCCGATAAACGCCGCTTTGGGCAACGCAATACGCATATTCGCCGCCATGCGGTCATACTGCGTGCGATGCGCCTCATCAGCCATGACAATTACATCGTTTCTATTGGATAGTTCTTTTGGTTCGGCGAACTTATGAATAAGCGTAAAAACATGGCGGTGATCCTCCCCAAGTAGCTGCTGAAGATGCTCTACGGAATCGGCATGGACTTCGTTTTCATAGACAGCGCCGCAAGCGGAAAAGGTTTTGTATATCTGCCTATCAAGCTCTTTGCGGTCCGTAACTACGACAAAGGTGAAGTTGCCGGTCAGTTTACGAAATACTTTTTGAGACAAGAAAACCATTGAATAGGATTTGCCAGACCCTTGCGTGTGCCAAAACACACCAAGGCGTCCTTTGTTTTTGTCCCGATTCTTAACTTCTTCAAATGCGCGATTTACTCCAAAAAATTGAAAGTATCTGGCAATCGCTTTAGCGCGTTCTCCGCGCGAGTCGTCAAAAAGAATAAAGTTCTCAACAATATCCAAAAGCCGCGCTGGCTCGCAAGTGCCTTTGATAACCGTTTCCAAACCTACTTTTCCGATTTCTTTTTCGTCTTTTATTTTCTTCCATTCGTTGAAATGTTCATACGCGCTGGTAATCGTGCCAACTTTGCTTTCAATGCCATTGGAAATAATGATGAAGGCGTTATACCAAAAGAGCTGGGGGATCGTGTCTTTGTAGTCGCGAATATTTTCTTGGTAGGCATTGCGTAAATTTTTATGCGATGCCTTCAGTTCAATCAGCACAAGCGGTATGCCGTTCACAAAGCCAATCAAATCCGGTCGGCGCGTGTGCAGTTCGCCGGTAATCCAAAGCTGGGATACAAGCATAAAGTGATTTTCCTTCGGATTTTCAAAATCAATAATTTTTACGGTCTCGGTTTGCCGTTCGCCTTTTTCGTTTTCTGTCTCAACTTTTACGCCGTCCCGAATAAGCTGCCAAATTTCATGATTCGCATTCACCATGCTCATCGCCGAGCGATCCTTTATTATTTCATCAATCGCAAGATTCAACGCTTCTGTAGATACATTAGGATTGAGCTTCACTAAAGCAATTTTGAGATAATTCATCAGCACCACCTCTCCCGGATTTTCCCGCCCGAATTCCGTATCCGTTTCTCCGGAATATGCATTGGCAAAATTCTCGGCATCCCATAAATCAGCGAATAACTTAATCGCTGTTTGTTCAATTAATTTGTCTTCAGAAAATTCATTCATGATTAATTAGTGTGGTTTGCGCTAAGATTTTTGGCCACAATTTTATCAGACATTTTTGATTTATACGGCTTCTCGGAATATCTTGACTTGATATCCTCTACTCTTGTTTTTGAACTTGTGAGAACCCTGTCGCGAGAATGCGTAATCGTTCTATGATCCATTCTTCTTGCCATC harbors:
- a CDS encoding TspO/MBR family protein; this translates as MKLNNLFKLVIAIGISEMAGIIGSVFTISAVPNWYAGLVKPALNPPAWVFGPVWTTLYALMGVSLFLVWKQHSNILENVRMLRMWKIGIAAFFVQLSLNAVWSIIFFGLQNPGWALIDIAFLWLAIVWTITVFYKISKPAAYLLLPYLLWVSFASYLNYSIWMLN
- a CDS encoding DNA adenine methylase — translated: MIFYSPLRYPGGKNKLAKFIARICERNSINGHYIEPYAGGASVALYLLLEGYVSEITINDKDRAIYAFWYSVVHQPEELIKLIRMTRVNISTWKKQRAILKNKEREPLLRLGFATFFLNRTNVSGILNGGPIGNINQTGFYKLNCRFNKKVLIERIRRIANHKNRIHVECMDAIGLVKKIQKEAKSSNSIFYFDPPYYLKGESLYMNHYEKDDHIAVGEVIKNIKSVQWIVSYDDHPEIRKIYSNFRQKTHELIHSAHGPRIGKEIIFFSHKLLIPRKIYT
- a CDS encoding type I restriction endonuclease subunit R → MNEFSEDKLIEQTAIKLFADLWDAENFANAYSGETDTEFGRENPGEVVLMNYLKIALVKLNPNVSTEALNLAIDEIIKDRSAMSMVNANHEIWQLIRDGVKVETENEKGERQTETVKIIDFENPKENHFMLVSQLWITGELHTRRPDLIGFVNGIPLVLIELKASHKNLRNAYQENIRDYKDTIPQLFWYNAFIIISNGIESKVGTITSAYEHFNEWKKIKDEKEIGKVGLETVIKGTCEPARLLDIVENFILFDDSRGERAKAIARYFQFFGVNRAFEEVKNRDKNKGRLGVFWHTQGSGKSYSMVFLSQKVFRKLTGNFTFVVVTDRKELDRQIYKTFSACGAVYENEVHADSVEHLQQLLGEDHRHVFTLIHKFAEPKELSNRNDVIVMADEAHRTQYDRMAANMRIALPKAAFIGFTGTPLMAGGEEKTREAFGDYVSTYNFAQSVEDGATVPLYYENRVPKLENVNPDIQKDLERVMNFYDLAQEEEEKLEQEFSTFYHLITREDRLNKVAEDIVTHFTARGYNGKAMVVSIDKKTAVRMHAKVKEQMQRHLAKLNIALSKATDEHEKEKVRQTIEQYEGIDMAVVVSQSQNEIADMEEFEIDMRPLRARIQNEDLETKFKDPDSNLRIVFVCAMWITGFDVLNLSTLYLDKPLKNHTLMQTIARANRVYPGKTNGLIVDYIGVFKNIQRALAIYATPESGASIDDIIKEKEELVELLVSTAKQTREFLKKLELDVDDLLKAKDAEKIRLVDVFTNRILQDEQTKKGFLDLASDAYQLYKSVLPEPKAEDYYHEVTAYKVIASRIKEVIEEEADVSRVKKDLEDLLDRSIKAGEFVIKEPKLKDLSHIDFEALRKFFDDTENKNIAAESLSAELEEKIKDMARKNKIRKHFLDRLNSLIHEYNSGSRDLDAFFEELLVLAKELSEEDARAIKENLSEEELAIFDLLVKEKLNPDETDRVKKVAHELLVKLKTEKFVLDWKRKEETRADVKITIRDMLYDNLPEPAYSEKDCEDRTQKVYFHIYDNYVDAQINVYA